Within Primulina tabacum isolate GXHZ01 chromosome 5, ASM2559414v2, whole genome shotgun sequence, the genomic segment GAACTCCGGTTAAACGGCCTCCCATTGAGTGCAGATCAACCGAGAAGTGTTTAGAGCCTCAGAAGGTACATATGaatgatttaataatttgtaTAATCAATTTTCCATTTTACCTTTTTATCAATTCACCAGTTGGAGAGCCGAATAGTCGATGGCCGAAGTTCAGAAGAGATAAATCCTGCAAGTCGAGAGGAGATACCAACAGTAGATGAGTGTCCAAACAAAATTTCCGAAAGCATTCTGAAATGCTTAATGGATATTTTCTTGAGAATGAGCTCAAATAAGGGTAGGAATACAACCGAAACCGTTCCTTGTGCGTATGTTGAGTACAAGGATCCTTATAGTATATGTTcaaagtttgggaagagagaCGTTGGTCCATACAAGCATTTGTTGGCTATTGAATCTACCTCTATCAATCCAAATCGAACAACAATTTCGGTATTCCTAGTCCAAAGACTGAAGTAAGCCACTTTATGGTTAGCTTAAATCTCATGCTTCTCACAGCAATTTGCACAGTTTTGATGCTTATGCATATATCCCTTTCTTGTACAGGCTTCAATTTCAGAAACTTGCGGCAGTCGATTTGAAAGGCCTATCCCATCAAGGAAAGCTCGCTTTCTGGATTAACGTCTACAATTCGTGCATGATGAATGTATGACACAATAATCCCTCCAGTTATAGTCTCTGCTCCAACAGCCATTTTAGTCTCCTCCCAAAAATCGATCTGTTGTTTATTGTGGATTGACGAATAAATCTTTGCTTCAGGCATTTATTGAGTATGGCATTCCAGAAAGTCCTGAAATGGTCGTTGCCCTGATGCAAAAGGTAAAATTAATTTAGTCCTTTTTCCCTATCCATTTAATGCTATGTGTATGATATGGTCTGATTATCAGGCAACGGTGACGGTTGGTGGGCACGTTCTAAACGCAATGACTATTGAACATTTCATACTGAGACTGCCTTATCATTCGAAATTTGTAAGATAAGATTCgattatttatcaaaattttggcCATTTATCGAATTCTGGAATATGGTTTGTTGTAATCCAATTTGTTTTTTCGCCCCAGACATTGTCGAAAGGTGCAAAACACGATGACATGACAACGCGTAGAAAGTTTGGCTTAGAGTTGTCCGAACCATTGGTAACATTTGCACTCTCTTGCGGAAGCTGGTCATCCCCTGCAGTAAGTTATCATAATCTAAACATTTATGAAATTTAACAATTACTGAAAGCTCACTCATCAGTTATCATCGAATTGCTCCAACGAATTGTCCGGAAACTATTTGATCCCATCATTGAAACTCGACGTATATCTATCTCCTGAGCCTCATTAGATTCAGCAATGAAATCACTTCTGACAGATCATGCACCATTTTTTGTATAAAAGGGATTGCTTAAtatataaatgaaatatttcCCATTTTAGTATAGTTTCTAAAAAACTCACTAACTGAGCTATATTCATATTTGAAGGTTCGAGTATACACGGCCTCTCAAGTTGAAAACGAGCTTGAAACAGCTAAAAGAGACTACTTACAAGCAGCAATTGGTATTTCGACTGCAGAAAAAGTCATAGCGATACCCAAACTGCTCGATTGGTATCTCCTAGACTTTGCCAAGGATATCGAGTCCTTGCTCGACTGGATATGCCTCCAACTGCACTGCGAACTAGGAAAAGAAGCGATGAAATGTGTCGAGTTGGGCAAAGGCGAGTCATTATTCCGGTCCTTTCGAATAATACCTTATGATTTTAGCTTTAGATACCTTCTGCACACATGATTGAACAAGCTGTTACCTTGTGTTTGGTATCCTCACAATTTCAGCAATTTTGGAGTTGGATTTTCATGTATACAAGTTATAGCTTATAGGTTTATAGGGAAAATTGTATTAATAATTTAGTGGTTGTAAATAAATTTTACCAGTGCTACGAATGTTTCGTCTGGAGTATATGCGAAAAGTAATAAATTTTTCCATTGATATTTggattatatattttatgtttataatcttaaatttattttcGGAGATGATGTGAATTTGGTATACATGGGAACACTTAAATTAGCCAATATGCCATGTGAGAGTTGTTTCTACAACTATCAAATACAAATTGTAATTATCAGTATTTGTATGTTAGTTCAAAATTGTACATCCCATTTTAATTTGTAAGTACATCTTATACCTTTGTTTCCTCGAAATTTTCTTTAATAAAATTCTTAATAACCCCTTAAGAATGACACATTTCTTATAGCTCTTGGGTCGAGGTTGTCAGTTCAACTTGTCACACAGAATTTGATTAACTGTGATTTACTTGGTTAAACATGATTTGTACGTTATTGCGTTAAtttgatatattatttatatatactgAAAATTATGAGCGGTCAGTTCTCACATCCTAGGGAACTAAACACCCTTGCAAACATGTTACTTATTTTTTGTGAATAATAAAACCATGGTGAAATGGCAAATAtatgtgtgagacagtctcatgagtcgtattttgtgagatatatatcttatttgggtcattcatgaaaaagtattactttttatgctaagagtattacttttttattgtgaatatcggtagggttgacccgtctcacagataaaaattcgtgagatcgtttcactaAGAGACCTACTCTGATGAAATTGTACGAGAAAATAACATTGATTGTCATGTTGGATTAAACATTGGAATCTCTATTATTTCATGCAAAAGTGGGAAGCTTGGAGACAACAATAAATGGATTCATCTAACTTTTTAGTTATCAATTACTTTTGTTTCCAATCTTTTCCAAGACACGATAGCGAAAGGAAAAAAAGGGAGCAAATAGCAATATCACCcctattaaatataaaaatacaaaaactcCATATATATGTTAAATTAAGGTCTTTTATAAccggatatttttttaaattcagaCATATTTTCTTCATTTTCAGGGGATTTCAcgtctgattttttttaaaaaaacacagTGTTTTAAAAGACCATTTATTTCGTTGTTTTTTCGGATTTTACGAAGAGTGGCAGATGTTACTTTCCCATAAGAAAAAGAGATGATAAAATTGAACATTacttttaatttcaaataaaatctaAGCTATATATAATATGCAATGCAAGATAATGTAGTGGTCCTAGCTTTTGTCCTCTTCCCAAGGCATGAGTGATCATACATCAATTCCATCTAAGCAACGAACAAATCCTTCTCTGCCAAAGTGGGAGAGGCCCTTCCCCCAATCCACAAAAGCCTAAGCCGTCCGAGCAGTGGCGTAGTCAGAAATATAGCTCTGCCAAGGCTAGAAATTTAAactctaaaatcttttaatattttaaattgatctactcgggctaatatcatattattccaaaattatacaaaatttacatataatttttttttaaaaaaaattggaccacCCGGGCTAAAGCCCAGGTACAAGGGCATGTGTCTCCGCATCTGCGTCGGAGTACTATTTAAGAAAACATCATGGATCTTGATTCTGAAATCATAATTATATTTCGTGTTTTTAATAAGTTTTTTCTTACCGAGATACCAATTTGTACTTTTCTCGCCTTATTCTTAAATCATTTAAGATTTATATGAATTTAAAATCAATGGAtttcaattataattttattgttaatgATGAAAAAATAGTCCAATTCTTAAATTCATATTCTATTTACTTATACTTAAATTATACAAAgtataatgaatttcaaatgacatTATTATCGAGTAGACTTCAAATTCATCCTAATTaacattaaatattatataaacatgTGTTGATTTGAAACTTATGATATTACTTATCTAAACtacaaatatatatttgaaatctaAATGAAAGTCTCGCTTCAAATTTTGATCCGACAAGTTCGAATCGCAAAGAAATTACCAGGTAAAGTCTAATTTAGATTATGGTGTGCTGTCGTTGGGCCACCAAACTTAATTTCGTACTTCCAAATATAGCGAGTACAATGGTGAATAGAGTCGAATCCACAGGAAACATGAGATTTATTTCTTTCGAGGAAAGACAATTAAAAGGGGATTTGTTTGattagaataaaataaaatattaaaactaaaattaaaaaacaAGAGAAATAACTAATCAAAAGGAATAACTAATGAAatgtaaaatttaatattagcAAGCTCTGATTCAAAGGATTCTACTATTCAATTGTATCACTGGTTATTGGCTAACAAATTATTTATTCATGTAGTTCCAAGTAATTAACATTAGATTTATAGGGATAACCACTAAAATTCTTGTATTATCCTAATTTAATTGACCGAACCCAGCATCTAGTCAAAACTTATCAACAATCAACTAGGCACGATAGTGTTTAATTGAAGATAGCATTTTAGTTTTGTGAGAACAAttaatcctaaaatctaacaaTCAAGATAGCCACAATTGATAGATCAATTTTCGTtgatttattttgaataaatatgCTATGATAGCACAACATATTTGATCTATCGCTACTCATGTTCCAATCGTTCGTGACAATTACGGATCAATGAATTCATGTATAGCAGTAAAAAAGCATACATTGAATTAATTTGTCAAATTAGTAGGGATACAAATATCATAGAATTAAATATACATCAACAAATACTTGAAacaaataaaaatcttaaattaaGCACAAAAATCCTCATAGTGATAAATTGaaatagtaaaaatattcaTTGAATCAGAAATAAAACTTAGCCTAGATTTGTGGagagaaaatgaaaaattcATGCGCCTTCTTCTTGTTCTTCACGTTGAAGAGGTAGTGATATGAATCCATGTACGaaagaaaagcaaacacgattatttgGAAtagcgccctcaattcaataatgaATAAGGATTCATGTTGTGATATCCTGATGTTTTGAATCAAGTATTgcgtgatattcacctctataCTATGAAAATCTTAGCGACAAATAATCACAAGAAAACAACCGACACtcgaacgaaccttcaaagcgCTCACCTTTGATAATCTGCGCAAgaaacgatcgacaaacgccacaaagcaaaaactttgataagtttgatttttgatacAAAGCAAGAAGCTTTTGTtgttgtttgagagaaaactcaagaacaaggtaattcaatcttcaataatctgaaaaaatgttcaaaattcGTCCAAATATTGGTAACAAATTCAAAAGATATGTTTCCAAATTATCTAGTGCTAAAAATAAGGTAAAAATATATGTTTCCGTCTTCCAAGTGCCAAGGCGCTAATCCAATAGCGCCTATGCGCTGCGTTCTCGGCTGGGGCAGTGCCTAGGCGCCTCTCTGTAGCGCCTAAGCGCTACAGTTTCAATCATGCAGTGCCTAGGCACTACatcctagcgcctaggcgctaggcagCTTTTtctagcgctgcggcgcttctTCCCGGGCGCTGTGGCGCTGATCCACTCACATTACTTCTCACTTAATAGCATCCATTTGGCCTTAAAGATCACTTTTATCCATCACGACTCTTTTGAGGCTTGGAACCTTGCTTGCGAGGTCCTCTCGATTGCTTATGAATACATGCAATGCTTCCTTAGATCTATTCATCCGCCCCCTCATGATTGGTCCTTCCATCAACTCTAAAAGATCTCACTCTTACCTCGGAGCTTGACCTACCATGattgcatcatcctccccttcttgaaaaggatttgtcctcaaatctttgcTACCTACACAAAAATGAAGCAAATTAGTAATAACAAAAATTATAtgatcaacatgcttacctttaagCTCGAGTTAATTTGTAGTTGCTATCGCCACCGTGCTCCATCAACGCTTTGAACTCTATCTCTATGGTTGCCTTCACTATCAACTCACTAACTTCAACTTACACCAAATAACAAACGAAACGAaatgataaaatataattaactaTCACAAATATCAGATTCCTCCCCTTTTTAGACTTAGTTaagacaaaaataaaattcatatacgtgttaaaccatagttcactaggaataagaattATATCATGCATTGAACATggaatgaaaaatttattctctttaaacatatattcatCATGAATGAAGAAATTATCATATTCTATCAGGCACATTTCAAAACCATCACCAACCAAGTATAAGTCATGCAAATAGGACACACTAAATGTACTATCAATGTTATCATTTATCACATCACATGAGTTAATTCCAACGCATTCAATTCATTTCCATTAaagctcatcaatttgaaattttttgaaaactcTAGATCAATAACAGTTGAATTTGATTCATGCAATATATTATCATCCTCAATTCTATGATACTTAGGCAAAAAGGATAAATCACA encodes:
- the LOC142547219 gene encoding uncharacterized protein LOC142547219 isoform X2 — its product is MNNSRAMDPKKLTTSRRGSIRARKMALQQDVDKLKKKLKHEENVHRALERAFTRPMGALPRLPPYLPPDTLELLAEVAVLEEEVVRLEEKVVHFRQGLYQEAVCISSSRKNDQIKGLKPKQSRSSRQTEANSTACVLKNLCSVSDEKMGKENYSSTNFSKIKQQTPNIKEQRAGTPVKRPPIECRSTEKCLEPQKLESRIVDGRSSEEINPASREEIPTVDECPNKISESILKCLMDIFLRMSSNKGRNTTETVPCAYVEYKDPYSICSKFGKRDVGPYKHLLAIESTSINPNRTTISVFLVQRLKLQFQKLAAVDLKGLSHQGKLAFWINVYNSCMMNAFIEYGIPESPEMVVALMQKATVTVGGHVLNAMTIEHFILRLPYHSKFTLSKGAKHDDMTTRRKFGLELSEPLVTFALSCGSWSSPAVRVYTASQVENELETAKRDYLQAAIGISTAEKVIAIPKLLDWYLLDFAKDIESLLDWICLQLHCELGKEAMKCVELGKGESLFRSFRIIPYDFSFRYLLHT
- the LOC142547219 gene encoding uncharacterized protein LOC142547219 isoform X3, which encodes MGALPRLPPYLPPDTLELLAEVAVLEEEVVRLEEKVVHFRQGLYQEAVCISSSRKNDQIKGLKPKQSRSSRQTEANSTACVLKNLCSVSDEKMGKENYSSTNFSKIKQQTPNIKEQRAGTPVKRPPIECRSTEKCLEPQKLESRIVDGRSSEEINPASREEIPTVDECPNKISESILKCLMDIFLRMSSNKGRNTTETVPCAYVEYKDPYSICSKFGKRDVGPYKHLLAIESTSINPNRTTISVFLVQRLKLQFQKLAAVDLKGLSHQGKLAFWINVYNSCMMNAFIEYGIPESPEMVVALMQKATVTVGGHVLNAMTIEHFILRLPYHSKFTLSKGAKHDDMTTRRKFGLELSEPLVTFALSCGSWSSPAVRVYTASQVENELETAKRDYLQAAIGISTAEKVIAIPKLLDWYLLDFAKDIESLLDWICLQLHCELGKEAMKCVELGKGESLFRSFRIIPYDFSFRYLLHT
- the LOC142547219 gene encoding uncharacterized protein LOC142547219 isoform X1, giving the protein MNTGTRSSLQPMKAPLKHEKEKVEMNNSRAMDPKKLTTSRRGSIRARKMALQQDVDKLKKKLKHEENVHRALERAFTRPMGALPRLPPYLPPDTLELLAEVAVLEEEVVRLEEKVVHFRQGLYQEAVCISSSRKNDQIKGLKPKQSRSSRQTEANSTACVLKNLCSVSDEKMGKENYSSTNFSKIKQQTPNIKEQRAGTPVKRPPIECRSTEKCLEPQKLESRIVDGRSSEEINPASREEIPTVDECPNKISESILKCLMDIFLRMSSNKGRNTTETVPCAYVEYKDPYSICSKFGKRDVGPYKHLLAIESTSINPNRTTISVFLVQRLKLQFQKLAAVDLKGLSHQGKLAFWINVYNSCMMNAFIEYGIPESPEMVVALMQKATVTVGGHVLNAMTIEHFILRLPYHSKFTLSKGAKHDDMTTRRKFGLELSEPLVTFALSCGSWSSPAVRVYTASQVENELETAKRDYLQAAIGISTAEKVIAIPKLLDWYLLDFAKDIESLLDWICLQLHCELGKEAMKCVELGKGESLFRSFRIIPYDFSFRYLLHT